A stretch of DNA from Catenulispora acidiphila DSM 44928:
CGGCCTTGGCGATCATCACCGACTTGCGGCCGAAGTCCGCCAGGCCCGAGCCGGGCATCTGGAACTGCTGGACCACGTTCGCCACCGCGCGCATCGTCTGGTCCGGGTCCAGTTCGAAGGAGGCGTCGAGCAGGTTGCGGTAGAAGAGCATGTGCAGGTTCTCGTCCTGCGCGACGCGGGCGAGCAGGCGCTCGCAGTCCGGGTCGCCGGAGACCTTGCCGGTGTTGCGGTGCGCGATGCGGGTCGCGAGCTCCTGGAAGCTCACGTAGGCGATCGAGTGCACCGCGTCGTAGGTGTCCGGCTGGGCGTACCCGGTGGACATGTGGATCATGCGCTCGCGCTCCAGCGCCACCGGGTCGACGGCGCGGGTGGTCAGCAGGTAGTCGCGGATCGCGATGCCGTGCCGGCCCTCCTCGGCGGTCCAGCGGTGGACCCAGGTGCCCCAGGCGCCGTCCTGGCCGAACTGCACCGCGATCGCGCGGTGGTAGCTGGGCAGGTTGTCCTCGGTCATCAGGTTCAGGACGAGGCTGGTGCGCGCGATCTCCGGGATGCGGGACTGCTCCGGGCTCCAGGGCTTGCCGCCCAGGACGCCGTCGAAGTTCTCGCCCTCGCTCCACGGCACGTACTCGTGCGGGAACCATTCCTTGGCGCAGGACAGGTGCCGGTTCAGATTGGTCTCCACGACCTGCTCGAGTTCGGTGAGCAGGGCCGTCTCCGGCATCGCGTGTGTCGGGCGGGCGCCCTGCCTGGGCAGGTCGGTGACGGTCATGGGGTCGGCTCCTACACGCTCAGGCCGGGAAGCGGGCCTTGGGGGACGGACCTACGCTCCCGAAACTTACGGGTTCGTAGGTTACGTTAGCGTAAGTCACCGTGTCGGCAAAGGTCCAGTGGTGAGAGCACCCGGACTGTCAACTCATTTCCGCGCCGGAGGCCTTTTTGTGACCCAGATCTCACCCCGCGTGCCGGGCCGCCTCGGTGACCAGCTCTTTAGCCCAAGGGTAGTCGGGTTTGCCGCTCGGTGAGCGGCGGATATGCGACACCCGAACCACCAGCCGGGGCACCTTGTACCCGGACAGTCTGGCCCGGCAGAACTCCGCCAACTCGCCGTCGGTCGGCGCCCCGGCACCCTCCTCGCGCGGCTGGATGACGGCCGCCACGCGATGGCCGAACCGCACGTCGGGCGCCCCGGCGACGATCGCGTCGAACACCCCCGGATGCGCCTTCAGCACCGCCTCGACCTCCTCGGGGAAGACCTTCTCCCCGCCGGTGTTGATGCACTGCGAGCCGCGCCCGAGCACCGAGACCGAGCCGTCCGCCTCCAGCGTCCCCATGTCGCCGAGCAGAACCCAGCGGCGCCCGTCGTGCTCGAAGAACGTCTCGGCGGTTTTCGCCGGGTCGTTGTAGTAACCCAGCGGAACGTTCCCGTGCTGCGCCACCCGGCCGACCCGGCCGTCGCCAGGCGTTGCCGGCCGCTGCTCCTCGTCGAGGAAGACCGTGGTCCGCTCGTTGACGGTGAAACGCATCCCCCCAGCCGGACCGCTGCCGGGCGCGGCGTCGCCGTTGAAACCGCTCTCCGTGGAGCCGAAGTTGTCGCGGATCATCACGTTCGGCATCTGCGTCTGCAACTGCTCGCGCACCGCCTCGGACAGGATCGCGCCGGCGGAGCTCAGTACGAACAAGCTGCTGACGTCGGTCCCGGCCAACGGTCCGGCCAGCGCCTCGGCCAGCGGACGGGCCATGGCGTCGCCGACCATGGAGATGACGTTCGCCTTCTCCTGCGCGACCGTGCGCAGCACCTCGTGCGCGTCGAACTTCCGGTTCAGGACCACCTTCTGGCCCATGTTGAAGCTGATGAACGTGGCGAGCTGGGCCGCGCCGTGCATGAGCGGCGCGACAGGGAACGTCGCCATCTGACCCGCTGCCGGGTCGATCCCGTCGGCGACCTCCGAGGGGTCCTTCATCGGCTCCCCATAGGGGCGCCCGCCTGCCATCCCCGCATAGAAGATGTCCTCGTGGCGCCACATGACGCCCTTGGGCATCCCCGTGGTCCCGCCGGTATAGATGATGTAGAGGTCGTCAGCGGAGCGTTCGCCATGGGGGAGTAGTCCGTCGCGCTCCTCCGACTGCCCACGGACTGCGTCCTCATAAGTAGCAGAAGGCAGATCCGCTATAGAGCCGCCGACGGAGACGATCGTCTTGAGCTTCGGCGCGTCGTCGCTGATCTCGCGCACCCGATCGCCGAACTCCACGTCCACTACTGATGCGACCAGATCCGCGTCCTTATAGAGGTAACGGAGTTCGTCGGCTACATAGCGGTAGTTGATGTTCACCGGTACTGCGCGGATCTTCAAGCACGCCAGTACCGCGACCACGTACTCCGACCCGTTGTACATGTGCATCCCGACGTGGTCCCGCACTCCCACTCCGCGCGCCAGCAGGAAGTGCGCCAGACGGTTCGCCTCACGGTCCAGTTCCCTATACGTCCATCGCCTGGCGCCGAAAACGACCAGAGCCTCCTTCTCGGGGATCTTGTCGACGACGCTCTCGAACAGGTCCGCGAGGTTGAACTGCATGAGAAGTCCTTACTCTGCCAGGTGTGCGCCGATGCGGAGGAGCTGCCGGGTGGCGGTGCCGAGGGTCTGCTCGATCTGCTGTCCCCGGACGAAGTAGCGGTGCAGCGGGTAGTCGGTGTCCACGCCGATGCCGCCGTGCAGATGCTGCGCGGCGTGCAGGACGCGCGATCCTGCGTCCCCCGCGTGGAACTTCGCTATAGCGACGTCCGCGGAGATCTCCGCAGAGGACGCGGAGTGCCCGCCGCGCGCGGCGTCGTCCATCAGCCAGGCGGCGTGCAGCACGCACAGGCGCAGCGCCTCGGCACTGATGAAGGCGTCGGCGGCGCGCTGAGCCACAGCCTGGAAGGAGGCGATCGGCTCGCCGAACTGCTTGCGCGTACTGGTGTAGCGCGCGGTCATGGCGACCGCTTCGGTGCACACGCCGGACGCCTCGGCGGCGTAGGCGACAGTGCCGAGGTCGCGGAGCCAGTCCAGCGCTTCGGTTCCGCGCGCGAGCAGCGCTGACTCCGGCACGCTCACCGCGTCCAGTTCGAGGTCTGCATAGGGCTGCCGCCCCGTGGTGAGCAGCGACGTCACCTTGAGTGCCGAGCGCGGGACAACGAACAGCGCCGGCACGTCGTCCAGGGCAGCGGGGATCAGAATGGCGTCGGCGAGGTCGCCGTACGGAACCATGATCTTGGCGCCGTCCAGGACGAAGGTCTTGCTGCCTGCCTCGCCGTGGCGCGCCGTCGTGATCAGGGAGTCCGGCTCGCCAGGCTCCTCCAACGCGGCGGTGACCAGCTTGGAGCCAGAGGCCACCGCGTCGAGCAAGTCCGCGTGGCCGCCGAAACGCGCCAAAGGCAAGGCGCCGAGCGCGATCGCCGCGACCATCGGGACGTACGCCGTGTGCTTCCCCACCGCCTCGGCGAGCAGCGCCAGACCCATGATGCCCAGGTCGCCGTCGTCGGGGAGCAGCGCCGAGACGGCTCCGGCGGCGGCCAGCGCGCGCCAGGCCTGGGCGTCGTGCACGGACCCGAGACCGCTGCCGCGCGCCTCCTTCTCCAGCTCGGCCAGACGCTCGTTGCCGCAGTGGTCGGCGAGGATCTGGTCGACGAGGTCGACCAGCGCCCGCTGATCCTCGGTCAGCTCGAAATCCATGGCGGGCTCCTAGTGGCGGGGGATGCGGGGCATGTTGAGCCCGAACAAGGCGATCAGGTCGCGCTGGATCTCGTTGGTGCCGCCGCCGAAGGTGAGGATCAGCACTCCGCGATAGGCGCGCTCGACCCGCCCCGCGAGCAGGGAGCCGGGGGAGTCCTTCTTCAGCGCGCCGGCCGCGCCGAGCACTTCCAGCAGCAGGCCGTACGCCTCGCAGTACAGCTCGGTGCCCCAGACCTTGGTGGCCGAGGCGTCGGCGACGTCGAGCTCGGCGGAGGCGGCGACCTTCCAGTTGAACAGCCGCAGCGCGGCGAGCTTGGCCTGGATGCGCGCCAGGTGGACGCGGACCCACTCGCGGTCGATGACCCGCGAGCCGTCGGCCAGCTTGGTCTGCCGGGCCCACTCGACGACCTCGATGAACGGCCGCTCCAGCGATCCGGACGAGCACAGCGCGACCCGCTCGTGGTTGAGCTGCGTGGTGATCACGCGCCACCCCTCGCCGGGCTCGCCGATGACGTTCTCAGCCGGCACGCGCAGGTCGGTGTAGTAGGTGGCGTAGGTGGAGGCCTCGCCGATGGTGTGGATCGGGGTGTAGGTGAAGCCCGGATCCGAGGTCGGCAC
This window harbors:
- a CDS encoding acyl-CoA synthetase, coding for MQFNLADLFESVVDKIPEKEALVVFGARRWTYRELDREANRLAHFLLARGVGVRDHVGMHMYNGSEYVVAVLACLKIRAVPVNINYRYVADELRYLYKDADLVASVVDVEFGDRVREISDDAPKLKTIVSVGGSIADLPSATYEDAVRGQSEERDGLLPHGERSADDLYIIYTGGTTGMPKGVMWRHEDIFYAGMAGGRPYGEPMKDPSEVADGIDPAAGQMATFPVAPLMHGAAQLATFISFNMGQKVVLNRKFDAHEVLRTVAQEKANVISMVGDAMARPLAEALAGPLAGTDVSSLFVLSSAGAILSEAVREQLQTQMPNVMIRDNFGSTESGFNGDAAPGSGPAGGMRFTVNERTTVFLDEEQRPATPGDGRVGRVAQHGNVPLGYYNDPAKTAETFFEHDGRRWVLLGDMGTLEADGSVSVLGRGSQCINTGGEKVFPEEVEAVLKAHPGVFDAIVAGAPDVRFGHRVAAVIQPREEGAGAPTDGELAEFCRARLSGYKVPRLVVRVSHIRRSPSGKPDYPWAKELVTEAARHAG
- a CDS encoding acyl-CoA dehydrogenase family protein, which encodes MDFELTEDQRALVDLVDQILADHCGNERLAELEKEARGSGLGSVHDAQAWRALAAAGAVSALLPDDGDLGIMGLALLAEAVGKHTAYVPMVAAIALGALPLARFGGHADLLDAVASGSKLVTAALEEPGEPDSLITTARHGEAGSKTFVLDGAKIMVPYGDLADAILIPAALDDVPALFVVPRSALKVTSLLTTGRQPYADLELDAVSVPESALLARGTEALDWLRDLGTVAYAAEASGVCTEAVAMTARYTSTRKQFGEPIASFQAVAQRAADAFISAEALRLCVLHAAWLMDDAARGGHSASSAEISADVAIAKFHAGDAGSRVLHAAQHLHGGIGVDTDYPLHRYFVRGQQIEQTLGTATRQLLRIGAHLAE
- a CDS encoding acyl-CoA dehydrogenase family protein, yielding MRIAYTEAQAQLRDTLRAYFTELVTPEVAEEMSTGEFGGPRSREAVRQMGRDGWLGVGWPEEYGGLGFTPVEQFVFFDEAQRAGAPVPFLTINAVGPAIMRFGTDKQKTEILPRILAGECMFAIGYSEPDSGTDLASLKTRAVLEPDGEHYLVNGQKIFTSLSDHADYVWLACRTDPEAPARTGKKHKGISILMVPTSDPGFTYTPIHTIGEASTYATYYTDLRVPAENVIGEPGEGWRVITTQLNHERVALCSSGSLERPFIEVVEWARQTKLADGSRVIDREWVRVHLARIQAKLAALRLFNWKVAASAELDVADASATKVWGTELYCEAYGLLLEVLGAAGALKKDSPGSLLAGRVERAYRGVLILTFGGGTNEIQRDLIALFGLNMPRIPRH
- a CDS encoding acyl-ACP desaturase, encoding MTVTDLPRQGARPTHAMPETALLTELEQVVETNLNRHLSCAKEWFPHEYVPWSEGENFDGVLGGKPWSPEQSRIPEIARTSLVLNLMTEDNLPSYHRAIAVQFGQDGAWGTWVHRWTAEEGRHGIAIRDYLLTTRAVDPVALERERMIHMSTGYAQPDTYDAVHSIAYVSFQELATRIAHRNTGKVSGDPDCERLLARVAQDENLHMLFYRNLLDASFELDPDQTMRAVANVVQQFQMPGSGLADFGRKSVMIAKAGIYDLRIHHDEVVMPILRQTRALERDDLGADGEIAREELVAFLDGLDGAATRFCEKREALLAKQAARRERAAK